The segment CAATGCATCAAACAGGCAGTATTCgtcattattatttttatttattgagatacagaactGAACAAGCCCCTCTGGTCCTTCAAGCTGTGCCactcagcaatcccccgatttaatctgagcctaatcacaggacaatttacaatgaccaattaacctaccaaccagtacatctttggactgtggaggaaacccacacattcatggggagagaatataaactccttacaggcagcagcaggaattgaacccaggtcattggtactgtaaagcactgttcTAACTGCAACATCATTGTGCCACACCACTAAGGGCACCcatcacatgccctcttcttattgccaccatcaaggtggtgatacaggagcctgaagatacacactcattgtttcaggaacagcttcttcccctctgccatcaggtttctaaatggacaatgaacccaaacACATTACTTCACTATTTTCCCTTTTGCTCTCTACATATACTACTTGTTAATTGCTATATTTTATATTGCAATTTAGATTTTTTAACTATGTACTGCACTgcagtgctgccacaaaacagcacatttcatgacatatgctagtgatattaaacctaattctgaggaTCTTAGATACTTGGAGTCTTCTATTCTGGCAAGCTGTGAAGGTAGAATCATGGAAACATGTTGAAAAccttgcatgaaaatacagctaGACCAACTGGTCGTTCCTACTTCTTCTGTTCTTTTGATTTTCCTAAATCTACTATGCCAAACACTGGTTTCAAATTTTAAATGCTGCATTTATGGAAGAGAACTAGATGAACATCATGTTTTTCTCCAGCTCAAATTGCTTTCAATGATTTCTACCTTACTCCAACTTAGGGTTGAAATAAAAATGTACCTACATTTGGGACAATTTATTCTAATCTTGCAATAAGCAATTTATCAGGTAGCTTAGTTACTGCAGCAACAGGTTACACTACCGATTGATCTACAACTGGTATTTCTGAAGCTTAATTTGTTAACATTTCACCAAAGGTGGAGTAGCAACGATCCATTCTTCCTAATCAATACAGTTTTCACTCTGATTTTAATTTGTATATCATTTTAAGGGAATCACAAAGATGGGCGGTTCACAATTGCAGCAACATAAATATTTATTGACAAGgcacattttccctctcagtacaaaGCATACATTTTATTTTGAAAGTAGTATTGGTGAAATCCAGTGTGGACCTTGCTTCATCTTGTTCCTTTGCTGGCTTGCATCTTTCAAGTAATTTGTTTTTGGTCCTAATCTTCACACTATAAAACAAAAATTACAACATTATTGTTTACAACATAAGTTTAGGCTGGAAATTGTTGATGCTCGTGTTGTTCTACTGAACATTGTGGACACAGTGCTGACATCAGAATGTGCGCTTGTGcgctgcacccagcacatccttaaatgtactgttaacacaaacaacagttcactgtacatttcgatgtacatgtgataaatctgcACCACAACCATTTCGAGATTAAGCTGTTTTACAAACAAGCATGACTATATTTCACAAATATTTTGAATCAGTGATTATTTTTCATAAATGTGATTCATTACCTGTTAAATGTTAAGATTGCGATTTTACATCACTCTAGTTTCTTGGGATTGTTAACAGCAACATAATGGTACAGGACAACTAGGAGGAATAAAGACACTCCTAGCATGTTGGCAAAGATTGCCAGCTGTACGTCTGTGATCAtcctaaaagaaaaataaaaaaatacattaGAAAAAATGTGAAGAGCACAGCTGTTGTGCAAAGTAAACTATTGTGAAATTGATGAACCTGCGCAATTCTGGAACCCATCAATAGATAACTCCAGATTCCAATCACAAAATATTTATCCATCAGTAATGCGAAGTGaagcttattgtcatttaactacatacatgttacaaaaccatataatgtatataaaaaCGAGacgtttctccgaaccagggcataaagcacagtagtacacctaacacacaataacttatgaaggataaaatctacaaacTCTGATGCAGTCTGtgttattttacaacattgaatcacagtggatttaatttggcttcttttaacactgatcaacacaAAAAGACTTGTGTAAAAATGAAAATAGATCTCTGTGAAGAGATCTAAATTACAAATAtacaacacaaaataatttattgcataagtattcacactaaatcactggtgcagtcagttggtttcagaagtcacataattaattaaatggagatcaccatgtgcagtcaagatgtttcaattgattgtagtaaaaatccACCTGTATCTATCTGGAAGGAACAACTGCTGGTAAGTCAGTATCTTGGtgaaaactacaccatgaagacaaaagaatactccaagcaactccatgaaaaggttattgaagtcaggagatagatacaagatGATTTCCAAGACagtgaatatcccttggagtacagtcaaGTCAATCatcaaatggaaagaatatggcacagctggaCAGCAGGACtacctcaaaaactgagtgactgtggaagaaggggactagtgagggaggccaccagagacctatgacaactctggaggagttacaagcttcagtgctaagatgggagagactgcgcataaaCTGTTGCGTGGGTGCTTCACTAGTCGCAGCTTTAGGtaggtagatatactttattaatcccgagggaaatttggttttgttacagccgcaccaaccaagaatagagtgtaagtatagcaatacaaaaaaccccaacaatcaaacaccaaaatgcaaaactatgccagatggaaaataagtccaggaccagtctattggctcagggtatctgaccctccacgggaggagctgcacgttcgatggccacaggcaggaacgacctcccatgccgcccagtgttgtatcacggtggaatgtggccgaagtccaacagtaaaaagttcaatatccggtctacaaacacgttcctcgatcgtaatatgacccggattgcaccatctgttgttaaccagatcagtaagcacccaactcctttacgcttaccgctctcagtgcacctcTGGTCACTTccactcacatgaaatcttggatagagtttgccagaaggcatgtgggacactctgaagtcagctggaaggaggttctatggtctgatgaaagcaaaattgagctttttggctatcagactaaacactatgtttggcataagccaaacacccgACTTCAACAAAATATGCCATCCctgctgtgaagcatggtggtggctgcatcatgttgtggggatgcttcactgcagcaggccccggaaggcttgtaaaggtagagggtaaaataaatgcaacaaaatacagggaattcCTGGAGGAAAAACTAATGCAGTCtgtaagagaactgtgacttggaagaagatttgttttcccgcAAGACAATGATTCCTAGCATAAAGCCGAAGCTACACAAAAATAGCTTAAAAACAAAGTCAATCttctggaatggccaagtcagagtccagacttcaatccaactgacttgaaaagggctgttcactcacaatccccatgcaatctgacagagtttgagcagttttgcaaagaagaatgaggaaaaattgcagtgtccagatgtgcaaagctgatagagatctatccacacagaATCAAGGCTGTAACTACTGTCAAAGGTGCATTTCTACTAAATTataacttgaagggggtgagtaattatgtaatcaattactttgcttaataattgtaataaatttagaccaatttgtagaaattttgttttcactttggtATGAAAGAGTTTTCcattgatcaatgtcaaaaaaagctaaattaaatccaccatgattcaatgttgtaaaacattaaAACACGAAAACTTctaaaaggggatgaatactttttataggcactgttgcTAAAGATTTGGCTTCTACTGCCCTTGGTGACAGAGGATTCCAAATTCATTACCCTATCTTGTACAACAATTCCCACACAGGAGCATGATGACTAGAAGTGATTGCAATATGGAATTTCTTTCCAAACATTAAATAATTCATTTCCAGTCATAACTATAGTTATGTACACATCCATAGAGACTACCCTACAGAAACAAAGAATTACTAATATTTAGGATTCAAGTCAGAAaactacaccacagaaacaggccctttggcccatctaatccatgccgatCAATTTAAACTGTCTAGGTCCCATTGATCCGCACCAGAACCACAGCCcaccatatccctactatccatgtacccatctaaactCTTAGCAATGTCCATGTTTACATTTGATTatcattcaactgtacatgaatacagcctaatgaaacagcgttcctccagaGCCAAGGTACAAAATGTAGTACTAacaatcatacacagcacatGTAGCACACAGTCACAAAGAATATATAGTCCAAGTTCCTGCCATCATGGGTGGAGCTAAGGAGACAATGGTgcctaacagcgactcctttgctcgcatcttcagaaatatctctatttttccctttcagggttcttttgaagaccctgacctggagttacacgctgacttcgattctttgtgggaatgggacccgctctcagcgTCTTACAAATGGCCAATATTCGATATAGCCTAGAAGATTAGCTCGCCTTCAGAGTTCCGGGATCTCATGGCTCCGGAGGCTGGGCAGACTCGTGGTTGGTGCCTCTGCAGGGAATCCGTGTGtcatgggagacggaagatcaaaagcagcaagctggctgtgtgcccagagacccgagttctttggacacagagctcggaaaaagtgatgcaacggacttttaacatcacaaATAAGCGAGTTATAAATTTACTGTGTGAACGAgtaatctttggggtactgcaagtctgtgtcttcattaatgcgtgggaggggggagcgggggggactttggggttctaacatttaactgtcatttattctttggggcactcctctgtttttgtggatggttgcgaagaaaaagcatttcaggatgtgtatcATATAcatttctgatattaaatgtacctttgaaaccgtGAAGGTTGTTGGCAAGAGCAAGCCTGTAGCAGTCTGTAGATGAACACAATCCTACTTGGCTTTCACCAAGCAAACCCTGGAGACCAGCATCGACACCAGCATGGAAACTGTGCCACACTGCCTCTGGCACTGACtccaatgcctctctcctgggcagccGCAAACATACGACACCGCGGCATGGAGCCGAGTCCACATTACAACCGAGACTACACAGCTTCCCCGCCTTCGGTCTCCCCAGTGAACCAGACTCccagcattccacattaccaatgtccaagaaGGTCTTGGgatcacaaaaaaaaagtctaAGATATTCACTTGACTGCACACGGCCTTCATGTACCGAATCCGACGTCTTTCTGTGGCAGGCAGCAATACAATCtgtaccaagtccagctccccCGCCGATGAGGAGATCACTGATGGGGGTAGACTTGCATTACTTGAACTTCTTAATGctcagcagggtcttgcaatagtaaaatagttttaaaaaaaggcagttGCGCTTTTGGCGGCCCTGTAAAGGCTGCTGGATCCAAGCACCCGCCATCTTACTGAAGTTCCGGAAGTCAACAAAGCAAAATCTCTGAATGATTAAATGCAGTAAATCAGTTAAGAAGGGCTATAAATAAAGGTTTAACAAGTGATATGGCTGAAAGTCTAAAAGGAAAATAGTATTAATGGTTCTAGTTCACATGCAAAGTTAAAATTAGCAGGAATTTATATACCTTGTGACTCAATTAAAAATATTACTGAAGACAGATCATTAACTTTCccaaagttcaatcatttaatacAATAAATGTCAAGGTGTAATCTACTAACCCACCTTTACAATCCACGTATTACCCACAGTCTTGCAAAATTCAATCAACCCAGACTCCAGTtttaagagagggagggagagggaggaggatggCATTTCCTTTTATTATTCCTCTCTATTGTGAATTCTTTCATAAGAATATTGTTTTATCTAATTTATCATATTATATTATTTTGCATGCATACATATTTTTTGAAGTCCAGAGAATATAAACCAGGTTCAAAGAATGCATCTTCAtaatttatggtcttatggtctaaatttaaCTCTGGTACAATTGTGATGAATCCAAGTCAAATGCTCCCTTCCTGTGATATGCCCAAAGCTCAAAATACTGCTTAAAATTTAGCATAAATCACCGAAGCAACACTCTCTAAACGCAAGAGATTTAGCGGATGTTGGCAATCCGGAGGAACACGCAGaaagtgctggagcaactcaacaggtcagacagcctctatgaagaggaattaacagttgaagcttcaggccaagacctttcagtgGAACGACTCTGTAAGTTTTAGTAAGATATAAGAAATGTAGCCTGTTTGATTACTTCTTAGTATTTCAGTATTCCCTGTaggtgtgtaaaaaaaacctgctAGACTACCAAAATATTCAAATACATAATTACACATTTAATACCTTAAAATCAAGAATTTGACCAGTATGTTCAAAGATCGCACAATTATACTTTCCAGGAAAAAAAGGACCAAGAAAATGACGATGAATTAACACCTAGTAACAACATTTAATCCATCTATTAGCAAATCCTTTCCTTCCCCTTACGTCAACGCACATCAAACGACCCTGCTTCATGTAAACGGCCTAGTTAAACTTATCTGGCTATGCCACAAAAATACACTTGTAAGTAACTTATTTGCTGCTACGTGCATAGACCACACAATCCTGTCAAGACCCCAGAAACGGATTTACCTCTCAGAGGGGGATTTAATCTACCACACGCCACTTGGTCGCCTATTTTCGAGCCACGTCTCCTCCGCGCAAAGCCCGGGTACACGTCGCGCACTCGAGCATGCGCGGTAAGCGCTGCGCCGGCGTCCGTCACATGCTGGCAGGGCGGGCGGGAGAAGGCGCCGGAGGCCGCCTGTCGCGTAGCGAGTGGGAGTTCTTTTTTGGGGGGGGTGTGGGAACTTCATAACGACTGAATAGACGTGTTTTCCATGTGATAAAAAAAAGACTTTACATTGAACCACCGGGGCTATGGTATTTTGTCAATTAATGTGCTGGTAGATCTAATATAAGGGCAGAAGCGAGGGTGTCGTATAGATGCATTGGTGGTTCAGTGGTAGAATTCTCGCCTGCCACGCGGGaggcccgggttcgattcccggccAATGCAATCGCAAACTTTTTAATCCGTCTGCAAAGGTGAATAAACCCTAATTTTTATCCCGCTTCTCCTCAGTTCGCATTCTTTAAACATATAGTACTGTATAGCAAGTGGCCATGCAGGTACTTATAAAAGTCTGCGCCGTCTCATTCCGTGAGTTCCAGAGCCCCCTACCGCGCCGAGAAATGGAACTAGAAGCAGGACAAATCAACTTGACTGATTTGGGTCATTTGAGGTATTTCAGGAGGAGGTTGGTATTCTGcttttttttgaaagatcaagGACGTCAGGGTTAAGGGGAATCGGCAGAGAGGTGGAGTTGAGAGTAGATCATCTATGTTCATGtttcataaggccataagataggcacgaattaagccattcagcccatcaagcctgtccTGTCGTTCAATCATGGTTGACTTATATTCTCTCTCAATAATTAAGAATATTATCACTGCCAGTATTTTTCCATTTGTGGGAATATTTTATAACATCTTTcagcatatccattgtaacttcaggtaTTTGCATTTCTTCAATCATGCCTGTGTTTTCTTTTTCCTCCCTAATCTAACTGGCTTCTTCATTGTGTGTCACCCTGTTTGACCAGATACTGTACTAGACCAAACgttcattatctctgtgtttgATGGTAATTCTGTGCTAGGGTTGGTGACATTTTGGTACATTGAATTTAGCTTCAATGTCCTGAATAaacctttttcattgtttctgaacTGATAATAATGTTTtctttggcaaaagggatatgagaggatcatgggacgggaggcctagggagaaagaaagggggagggggaaaagcccagaggatgggcaaggagtacagtgagagggactgagggagaaaaaggagagagagagaaagaatacatatatataataaataaataacggatggggtacaagggggaagtggggcattaacggaagttagagaagtcaatgttcatgccatcatgttggaggctacccagacggaatataaggtgttgtcctccaacctgagtgtggcttcatctttacagtagaggaggcagtgcatagacatatcagaatgggaatgggatgtggaattaaaatatgtggccactgggagaccctgctttctgtggcggacagagcgtaggtgttcagcgaaacggtctcccagtctgtgtcgggtcgccacctccccctcgtaccccatccgttatttatttatttattatatatatgtattctttttctctctcgatcctttttctccctctgtccctctcactatactccttgcccatcctctgggctccccccttttctttctccctaggcctcccatcccatgatcctctcatatcccttttgccaatcaactgtccagctcttggctccatccctccccctcctgtcttctcctatcattttggatctccccctcccccttccactttcaaatctcttactagctcttctttcagttagacctgatgaagggtctcggcccgaaacgttgactgtacctcttcctagagatgctgcctggcctgctgcgtacactagcaactttaatgtgtgttgcttgaaattccagcatctgcagatttccgtgTGTTTGTGATAATGTTTTCTTCGTCTAGTGCATTTCATATACCTATTTAGTCTGGCTTTGTATGCACCAGCTTTTGGACCTTATATTTCTCTAGCTTTTCTTTTAACTTTCTTGCTCAGGTTATGCATTTTATAGTCCATTAGGTGGACTATTTCCGCTCTTAAGATTTaaattttgatttttaatctcttctgTCATTTTGGTGATCTCACTTCATTACTCCATTTTGACTTTCTATTAATGAGTGCCTCTATTTTGGAGTCATTGCATTGTGCTGCCATTAATATTGCTCAGTATGttactgtgtgtagttcttcaaatgtttcaagttttcctaaATGTTATGATAATATAATATTGTTTTAGAGTATTAGCAATTTTTgcaaattattattatttctttttttctctttccttaaGTACTTGcactgtctttttttttgtacattggttgttgttCATCCTGTGggctgtggtctttcattgattctattgtgtttctgtgatTACTATGattgcctgcaaaaaaatgaatctcagggttatatatagtgacatatatgtactctgaaaataagtTTACTTAGAGCTTTGAACTACCAACtaaaactgcaagttaaccttgagggaatcttaaactagggctcccaagtccctttgcaccttcatttttttgaattctctcccatcTAGTgtatgtttttattccttctaccaatgtaTACCTAccagcattgtattccatctgctactttgcccattctcctaatttgtccaagtcattctgcagactccctgcctccTTAACACTACTTGCCtctccacctttctttgtatcattCGTAAACTTGACGttgataggccagatggcctttGCCTGCTCCCGTTTTTTGTTTTCTTGTGTTGACCTTGACCAAACCAATCTATCAGTGGCAGATGTATCTGTCCGTAACAGTCTTTGTGGAAATCAAAGTCCACACAAAGTCATTACAGGGTAACATAACATAGAGTGGACTCAGAATTGACCTCGCAGGTCAGATCTGGGTATTCAGGTATCTGTAACCTCATGGCTTAGCATATCTTTATTACTAACCTAAAGGATCAGCCCTCATTCAATGAGGAGTGAGGAAAGGCACGCAGAGAACAGATATATCCTGTGAAACTGTAACTCGGAGTAACAATaacacaaaagagattctgcagatgttggaaatctggagtaacacacacaagatgctggaggaactcagcaggttagacagcatctatggaagagagtaaacaatAGGTTCAgagggtacatttaatgtcagagaaaggtatacggttgatgtttcaggctgaaacttctttgggactggaaaaggaggaggaagaagacagaataaggaggtggggggaggagaaagagtacaagctagaaggtgataggtgaagcgcAATGCACActaaattctggaggaacacagGAGGTCAGGTGGcattatggaagtgaataaacagttgatatttcgaggctgaggcccttcattaggactggtgataggtgaagccaggtgggtaggggaAGTGGGATGACATAAGAAGCTGGGGTTAATaggtggaaagataaagggctgaagaagaaggaatctgatagaaaaggaaagtggtccatgggaaaaagggaaagaggagggcccccattgggaggtgataggcaggtgagaagaagagaagatgTATGAGGGAAGCCAGAATGTGGAAtggaagaagggggagggggtcaAATTACCAgacgttagagaaatcgatgtgtGCTACCAAGTTTAATGCCTTGGTTAAGATCTCTACTGCTatactgtaggtatttcattttagcggTTTCTGCAAAAGCACTGTGTCCTGCTCGTAGAatgttttggctttggctaaagataaAAAGCCCTGCTATTCAATTTAGGAatattgtgtcagccaatcaggatggagaAGTCGGGAGAAAGTTCTAGAAAGAGCGGGGCCGAGAGAGATTTGTGACGGACAGTAGTCTGGTTCGGGGTCTTTTGGCGGGAGCTGTGGAGAggaccgggggcgggggggggggaagatgcctCCGAATGTTGTGGGAAAGTGAGCCGCCATTGCgcaaagtgctttgtgcagatgaatggatcaaggaggaagtgccaatactCCCGAGAGACAGCCAGTTTCTTCTAGTTGGATTTCAAGCGAAGTTCAGTCTGTGATGTGTGCTTCCACGCAGACCGTGGATCCAGCATGTGAGTATACGACAAGACCAGGACGTGCTTGAACTTAATGTGCACATTGGGCTGGTTTAACTGTACTGggctcttttttttccttttctctttcctactaactgttgctgaaataaagctgaaatttgtaaatatgctttgtttataattttttgcagtgtacgatctgttactTCTTGTTGACTGACAATCGTGTGTGGGCAGCATTTACATGGCATTTGCTCAAATCAAGGTTTCTTTAATTGGACCATCACAACGTTCCTGTTTGGTTACCGGCCCTAGATGTATATTGTTTATAAAAGTTGGCCTTCTCATTGCTGAGTCATGTGGCTATTAGCAGAGTTGGCTAGTGAACCAAGTTTGCTTTTGAGCCCGGTGCGGGTCTGCACAAGTTTGAGGCTActcaggcagaatatgaggttttgctcctccaacctgagagtagcctcatcatggtagtagaggaggtcatggagcgACAAGTCAGAATATGAATGTAAACTTGAAGTAAAATGGTTGACCACCAAGAAATCCGGCTAGATGTGGATAGAGCAATGGTGCTCGACTAAGCGGCCCCCTAATTTACGTAAGGTCTCACTGTTGTAGAGAAGGCCCCATCAGGCACCTCAGATGCAGTAGACAACTTCAACAAACTTAcatgtgaggtgttgcctcacctggaaagactgcttAGGGCCCTGAATGAAGATGAGGGAGAAAATGAAttgacaggtgtagcactttttccGCTTGCTGGGGTAAATACCTGGATGGAGATTAGTGAAGAGGGATGAATGGAAAAGGAAATCACGGAGAGAGCAACCCCTGCAGAAAAGCAGAGATTGGAAGAGGGGTAGAGGTGAAGATATGTTTGGAGATaggatcccgttgaagatggcaaaagttgtggagaatgatgtgctggatttaGAGTCTCAAGGAGTGGTAGGTATAGACAAGAGGAATTCTATTCCTCTTAAgggagtgggaagatggggtgagggtggatATCTGGGATACGGAGGAGATGAGATTGAGGGCAGTAGTAATGATGGAGGACATCCTGTGCTTTGAAATAGGatatctctgatgttctggaagaGTAAGCCTCATCCTGGCATCAGATGCAGCAGGTGCCCTTggatttggagaaagtgggaggagccaaaagagattatTGAGTCTGAGGATCAGTTCTGCCATATTgaggagggtgatggtggagaggaactggttaggtctattGTCAAGAAAGGAGCAGAGGGCTTTCAGGCCTTTTTGATGggagatagaagtgtatagggatttGGGCATCcgtggtgaaaatgaggtgatcaGGGTCAGGGAACTGAAAGGTGTTGAAGAGACCTTGAGCACGTAAAGTGTCGCAGATGTACTGTAGATGGGAAGGggctgaaccaagggggataacaTGGAGTCGCAGTATGtggacacaagttcagtggggcaggaacaggcAGAAACAGTGGGCCTACTCGGACAttcgggtttgtggatcttggttgTTGTTCTTTTTCGCGCCCTGTGGGGCGGCATTTTTGCCTTTTCCATAGTATTTGACTGTTTGTTttaatgaggctgagttgctggcTCGATGCTCGATGCTCAATGTGGATcttggtaggaggtagaaatgagcaTTGTGCGGTAAGGAAACTATGagcttggtggcagtggatgggagttctccagagttgatgaggttggtgatggtgcaGGAGCCAGATGATCCTcagcaatagaaacatagaaaataggtgcaggagtaggccattcggcccttcgagcctgcaccaccattcagtatgatcatggctgatcatccaactcagaaccctgtaccagccttccctccataccccctaatccctttagccacaagggccatatctaactccctcttaaatatagccaatgaactggcctcaactgtttcctgtggcagaaaattccacagattcaccactccctgtgtgacgAAGTttttctaatctcggtcctaaaaggcttcccctttatccaatgagtataagcctagtcgatccagtctttcatcatatgaaagtcctgccatcccaggaatcaatctggtgaaccttctttgtactctctctatggcaaggatgtctttcctcagattaggggaccaaaactgcacacaatactccaggtgtagtctcaccaaggccttgtacaactgcagtagtacctccctgctcctgtatttgaATCCTGTTGCTATGAACGCCAGCATaccgttcgcctttttcactgcctgctgtacctgcatgcccactttcaatgactggtgtacaatgacacccaggtctcgttgcacctccccttttcctaatcagccaccattcaaatagtaatctgttttcctgtttttgccaccaaagtggataacctcacatttatccacattaaattgcatctgccatgaatttgcccactcacctaacctatccaagccaccctgcatcctcttagcatcctc is part of the Mobula birostris isolate sMobBir1 chromosome 4, sMobBir1.hap1, whole genome shotgun sequence genome and harbors:
- the ost4 gene encoding dolichyl-diphosphooligosaccharide--protein glycosyltransferase subunit 4, with the translated sequence MITDVQLAIFANMLGVSLFLLVVLYHYVAVNNPKKLE